In Numenius arquata chromosome 30, bNumArq3.hap1.1, whole genome shotgun sequence, the following proteins share a genomic window:
- the LOC141476383 gene encoding olfactory receptor 14A16-like: protein MPNSSSITQFLLLAFADTRELQLLHFGLFLGIYLAALLGNALIITTIACDHRLHTPMYFFLLNLSVLDLGSISTTVPKSMANSLWDTRAISYWGCTAQLFLFVFLMSAEFYLLTVMAYDRYIAICQPLHYGTLLGSRACVHMAAAAWGSGFLNSLLHTANTFSLPLCQGNVLDQFFCEVPQILKLSCSHSCIRELGVLVVSACLFFGCFIFIMLSYVQIFRAVLRIPSEQGRHKAFSTCLPHLAVVSLFVSTGFFAYLKPPSISSSPLDLVVSFLYSVVPPAVNPLIYSMRNQELKEVLKKLIQWVHLQQQ, encoded by the coding sequence atgcccaacagcagctccatcacccagttcctcctcctggcattcgcagacacacgggagctgcagctcttgcacttcgggctcttcctgggcatctacctggctgccctcctgggaaacgcactcatcatcaccaccatcgcctgtgaccaccgcctccacacccccatgtacttcttcctcctcaacctctccgttcttgacctgggatccatctccaccactgtccctaaatccatggccaattccctgtgggataccagggccatctcctactggggatgtactgcacagctatttctgtttgtcttcttgatgtcagcagagttttatcttctcactgtaatggcctacgaccgctacattgccatctgccaacccctgcactacgggaccctcctgggcagcagagcttgtgtccacatggcagcagctgcctggggcagtgggtttctcaattctctcctgcacacggccaatacattttccctacccctctgccagggcaatgtcctggaccagttcttctgtgaagttccccagatcctcaagctctcctgctcacactcctgcATCAGGGAACTTGGGGtccttgtggtcagtgcctgtttattctttgggtgtttcattttcatcatgttgtcctatgtgcagatcttcagggccgtgctgaggatcccctctgagcagggacggcacaaagccttttccacgtgcctccctcacctggccgtggtctccctgtttgtcagcactggcttctttgcctacctgaagcccccctccatctcctcctcacccctggatctggtggtgtcatttctgtactcggtggtacctccagcagtgaaccccctcatctacagcatgaggaaccaggagctcaaagaagtattgaagaaactcattcaatgggttcacctccagcagcagtag